From a single Phragmites australis chromosome 7, lpPhrAust1.1, whole genome shotgun sequence genomic region:
- the LOC133924517 gene encoding indole-2-monooxygenase-like, giving the protein MREMTAPRAWFLLAFPLFLLLVRCTLATFSAKRARKQQQQLDHHRLPPSPPALPVLGHLHLIGSLPHVSLRRLARQHGTDLMLLRLGAMPVLVVSSPRAAEVVLRTHDHVFASRPHSLVAEVVLYGPSDVGFAPYGDYWRQARKLVTTHLLSVKRVQSFRLAREEEVSTVMARIGEAATAGAAVDVGELLGSFTNDLACRAVMGKSFRSEGRNKLLRELVRDTSPLLGGFNVEEFFPFLARFGVLSKVVRTKSERLRRRWDELLDGLIEDHESKYESAAAASDPKDDDDDFMHVMLSVRQEYGLTREQMKGILLDVFFGGIGTSSSILEFAMAELMRRPHMMKKLQAEVRGSKPEQLGQAIISEPNLNNMAYLRAVVKETLRLRSVTPLLAPHFSTASCSIDGSVVPAGVRVLINVWAIATDARFWEDAEEFVPERFLGDGSAADVSFKGNDFRFLPFSAGRRMCPGMNFGMATVELMLANLMHRFDWELPAGMETRDVDMSEVFGLVVHRKEKLLLVPKISCVASSCIQARQ; this is encoded by the exons ATGCGCGAGATGACGGCTCCACGAGCGTGGTTTCTGCTAGccttccctctcttcctcttacTCGTGCGCTGCACGTTGGCTACGTTCAGCGCCAAGAGAGCgaggaagcagcagcagcagctagacCACCACCGTCTTCCGCCTTCGCCCCCGGCGCTGCCTGTCCtcggccacctccacctcatcGGTTCGCTCCCTCACGTCTCCCTCCGGCGCCTCGCCAGGCAGCACGGCACGGACCTTATGCTGCTCCGCCTCGGCGCTATGCCGGTGCTCGTCGTGTCGTCGCCGCGTGCCGCCGAAGTGGTGCTGCGCACGCACGACCACGTGTTCGCGTCCCGGCCGCACTCCCTGGTCGCCGAGGTCGTCCTGTACGGCCCGTCCGACGTCGGCTTCGCGCCGTACGGGGACTACTGGCGGCAGGCGAGGAAGCTCGTCACCACGCACCTGCTCAGCGTCAAGAGGGTGCAGTCGTTCCGCCTCGCCCGCGAGGAAGAG GTGAGCACGGTGATGGCCCGGATCGGTGAGGCGGCCACcgcgggcgcggcggtggacgtgGGCGAGCTGCTCGGCTCGTTCACGAACGACCTGGCGTGCCGCGCCGTGATGGGCAAGTCCTTCCGCAGCGAGGGCCGGAACAAGCTGTTGCGGGAGCTCGTCCGCGACACGTCCCCGCTGCTGGGCGGCTTCAACGTCGAGGAGTTCTTCCCGTTCCTGGCTCGCTTCGGCGTGCTCAGCAAGGTGGTCCGCACGAAATCCGAGAGATTGAGGCGGAGGTGGGACGAGCTGCTGGACGGGCTGATCGAGGACCATGAGAGCAAGTAcgagtcggcggcggcggcgagtgaTCCaaaggacgacgacgacgacttcATGCATGTTATGCTCTCCGTTCGACAGGAGTACGGCCTCACCAGAGAGCAGATGAAAGGCATCCTGCTT GACGTGTTCTTCGGGGGAATAGGCACATCATCTTCGATACTCGAGTTCGCCATGGCCGAGCTCATGCGGAGGCCACACATGATGAAGAAACTACAAGCCGAGGTAAGGGGCAGCAAGCCCGAGCAGCTGGGACAAGCAATCATCAGCGAACCCAACCTAAACAACATGGCCTACCTGAGAGCTGTTGTAAAGGAGACGCTCCGGCTACGTTCCGTGACGCCGCTCCTCGCGCCTCACTTCTCCACGGCCAGCTGCAGCATCGACGGGTCCGTGGTTCCCGCGGGGGTGCGGGTTCTGATCAACGTCTGGGCCATCGCCACGGACGCGCGCTTCTGGGAGGACGCGGAGGAGTTCGTTCCCGAAAGGTTTCTCGGCGACGGCAGCGCGGCGGATGTTAGCTTCAAGGGTAACGATTTCCGGTTCTTGCCCTTCAGCGCCGGACGCAGGATGTGCCCCGGGATGAACTTTGGGATGGCCACCGTCGAGCTGATGCTGGCGAACCTCATGCACCGTTTTGACTGGGAGTTGCCGGCGGGGATGGAGACGCGCGACGTTGATATGTCGGAGGTGTTCGGGCTAGTGGTGCACCGGAAGGAGAAGCTCCTCTTAGTTCCAAAAATTTCGTGTGTAGCATCGTCTTGCATCCAAGCACGTCAGTAA